A portion of the Fusobacterium perfoetens ATCC 29250 genome contains these proteins:
- the aroA gene encoding 3-phosphoshikimate 1-carboxyvinyltransferase, whose translation MKEEYSIKTRENFCTEISIPGSKSMTTRALILASLSENPVILKNPLFSEDIVQMIECLTKLGNKILVSDDKKYIKISGNKKREFGKKTLHVGNSGSVMKFLISYIATGKGEITIDASSRVTSRPIREFVDSMRELGLEIEYLKKSGFLPIKIYSQGTKSNIIKVPGKNSSQYLSSVLLSASHFNSDIEVLTSHKISSKSYIDITLKMLHDFGAKIEKTENGYLVKKTNFDTVKGYLIEGDMASASYFLAAALITNSTIKINNFSYNSIQGDYKFLEIMEELGLKIIERTKTSITVQGVESYEGFSLDLNRTPDLVPTLSIVALFANSPSEIHNVANLRTKGNDRLNSIRTELKKIYGSVTDLPDGIKIIPKKAGTYKGGVMETYNDHRLAMSFSLIGLKVSGISLANSHCVSKVFPNFFEEFENIYK comes from the coding sequence ATGAAAGAAGAATATTCGATTAAAACTAGAGAGAATTTTTGTACAGAAATTAGTATACCGGGATCTAAATCTATGACTACAAGAGCTTTGATTCTTGCTTCTTTATCAGAAAATCCTGTTATACTTAAAAATCCACTTTTTAGTGAAGATATAGTTCAAATGATAGAGTGTCTTACTAAATTAGGAAATAAAATTTTAGTTTCTGATGACAAAAAATATATTAAAATATCTGGAAATAAAAAAAGAGAATTTGGAAAAAAAACTTTACATGTAGGTAATTCAGGTTCTGTTATGAAATTCTTAATTTCCTATATTGCAACAGGAAAAGGAGAAATAACTATAGATGCTTCATCTAGAGTTACAAGTAGACCTATTCGTGAATTTGTAGACAGTATGAGAGAATTAGGACTTGAAATAGAGTATTTAAAAAAATCAGGCTTTTTACCTATAAAAATATATTCTCAAGGAACAAAATCTAATATTATAAAAGTTCCAGGAAAAAATAGTAGTCAGTATCTATCTTCTGTGTTACTTTCTGCTTCACATTTTAATAGTGATATAGAGGTATTAACATCTCATAAAATTAGTTCAAAATCATATATAGATATAACTCTAAAAATGTTACATGATTTTGGAGCAAAAATAGAAAAAACAGAAAATGGATATTTAGTTAAAAAAACTAATTTTGACACAGTAAAAGGCTACCTTATAGAAGGTGATATGGCTTCTGCTTCGTATTTTTTAGCAGCAGCCCTTATAACTAATAGTACAATAAAAATAAATAATTTTTCATATAATAGTATTCAAGGAGATTATAAATTCCTTGAAATTATGGAAGAACTAGGACTTAAAATTATTGAAAGAACTAAAACTTCTATTACAGTTCAAGGTGTTGAATCTTATGAGGGATTCTCTCTTGACCTTAATAGAACTCCAGACCTTGTTCCTACTCTTTCAATAGTGGCATTATTTGCAAATTCTCCTTCAGAGATACATAATGTTGCAAATTTAAGAACAAAAGGAAATGATAGATTAAATTCTATTCGTACAGAACTTAAGAAAATATATGGAAGTGTTACAGACCTTCCAGATGGAATAAAAATTATTCCTAAAAAAGCAGGAACTTATAAAGGTGGAGTTATGGAAACATATAATGACCACAGATTAGCAATGAGTTTTTCATTAATAGGGCTTAAAGTAAGTGGAATATCACTTGCTAATAGTCATTGTGTGTCTAAAGTTTTCCCTAACTTTTTTGAAGAATTTGAAAATATATATAAATAA
- a CDS encoding toxin-antitoxin system YwqK family antitoxin, with translation MVNQYNGEGKKEGLWVKYFENGKVKEEKNYVNGVREGEYKCYYSNGQVETRKHYKNGNLDGVYETFLSNGARDTVYHLVNGEMVGRYESFYPNGQTKKLVEYVDSKNTKTNLSFYMDGKVQKDCNIKDGKLSGAYKEYYSNGQLYICAFYENGELNGEYKEYDESGALVKDCVYKNNKIEK, from the coding sequence ATGGTTAATCAATACAATGGTGAAGGAAAAAAAGAAGGTTTATGGGTAAAATACTTTGAAAATGGTAAAGTAAAAGAGGAAAAAAACTATGTAAATGGAGTTAGAGAAGGTGAATATAAATGCTACTATTCTAATGGACAAGTAGAGACTAGAAAACATTACAAAAATGGAAATTTAGATGGAGTTTATGAAACTTTCCTATCTAATGGAGCTAGAGATACTGTTTATCATTTAGTTAATGGAGAAATGGTTGGAAGATACGAATCTTTCTATCCAAATGGACAAACTAAAAAGCTTGTAGAATATGTAGATTCTAAAAATACAAAAACAAATTTATCTTTCTATATGGACGGAAAAGTTCAAAAAGATTGTAATATAAAAGATGGAAAACTTTCAGGAGCTTATAAAGAATACTATTCTAATGGACAGTTATATATATGTGCTTTCTATGAAAATGGTGAATTAAATGGTGAATATAAAGAATATGATGAAAGTGGAGCTTTAGTAAAAGATTGCGTTTACAAAAATAATAAAATAGAAAAATAA
- a CDS encoding CCA tRNA nucleotidyltransferase, with the protein MIIKKLKSLNNKIDDFLCEDTKSILEKIHLIFKEKNFQGYLVGGIIRDIFLSKNTLDIDIVSPNFLEIGNYIINNFSVEKYRINENFLTFNIKLTNGINIDIASPRNEVYPFSGSLPIVSFCDIEDDVARRDFSINSIYLNLQDFKIFDKFNGIEDIKNKKVKILHNKSFYDDPTRILRGIKFASRYNFSFDKGTDLLIKKAVDENYLENISSDRLRNELLLLFKEKNIESILYFLKDYNILNFLNINIDIKKIKEYIDFYNSLNEKIKEKFFIDYFENFLFIILFFSLNNQNRENLFKKFNISKKKIRKINEFFFYYLDISTF; encoded by the coding sequence ATGATAATCAAAAAATTAAAATCTCTCAATAATAAGATTGATGATTTTCTTTGTGAAGATACAAAGTCTATATTAGAAAAAATACATCTTATTTTTAAAGAGAAGAATTTTCAAGGATATTTAGTTGGAGGAATTATAAGAGATATTTTTCTTTCAAAAAATACTTTAGACATAGATATAGTATCTCCAAATTTTTTAGAAATTGGAAATTATATAATAAATAATTTTTCTGTGGAAAAATATAGAATAAATGAAAACTTCTTAACTTTTAATATAAAACTTACAAATGGAATTAATATAGATATAGCTTCTCCTAGAAATGAAGTTTATCCTTTTTCTGGAAGTTTACCAATAGTTTCATTTTGTGATATAGAAGATGATGTTGCTAGGAGAGATTTTTCTATAAATTCTATTTATTTAAATTTACAAGATTTTAAAATTTTTGATAAATTTAATGGAATTGAAGATATAAAAAATAAAAAAGTAAAGATTTTACATAATAAAAGTTTTTATGATGACCCTACCCGTATTTTACGAGGAATTAAATTTGCTAGTAGATATAATTTTTCTTTTGATAAAGGAACAGATTTATTAATAAAAAAAGCAGTAGATGAAAATTATTTAGAAAATATTTCAAGTGATAGACTTAGAAATGAACTTTTACTTTTATTTAAAGAAAAAAATATAGAATCAATTTTATATTTTTTAAAAGATTATAATATTTTAAATTTTTTAAATATTAATATAGATATAAAAAAAATTAAAGAATATATAGACTTTTATAACTCACTTAATGAAAAGATAAAAGAAAAGTTTTTTATTGATTATTTTGAAAATTTTCTTTTTATAATTCTATTTTTTTCTTTAAATAATCAAAATAGGGAGAATTTATTTAAAAAATTTAATATTTCTAAGAAAAAAATTAGAAAAATAAACGAATTTTTCTTTTATTACCTTGATATTTCTACCTTTTAA
- a CDS encoding metallophosphoesterase family protein: MKILHTSDWHLGKKLESVKRIEEQKKFIDTLENIVENENPQIILVAGDIFDNPNPSSEAEGLFFDAMKKISNFGKRAIIIIPGNHDGAERLAASKNLAREFGIIIYEKPFEIKEVGKYGEFQVVKSFEGGILLNIDNEEIYIYSLPYTNESVIDEEYLNIETFKYKKNPDEISLENVEYSKKVGAILKKGVDFVENLNIPKIIMSHLFIAGSSGDGDEKPIELGGSKAVNLGDLPEVDYIALGHIHKPMKYTTKRACYSGSPIEYRVTENKYLKKVFMVDVKGKLQTDIQEIQLENYKPIKIYEVSNIEEGINISQKLIEKNQWIYLKIHTDRYLSSKDIREINKNKNVVEIIPILKGKENENSENLSVDYSELNIKDAFVEFYKSEDGIEPSNEVVDLFLKLLEEDR; the protein is encoded by the coding sequence ATGAAAATACTTCATACTTCAGATTGGCATCTTGGAAAAAAATTAGAGAGTGTCAAAAGAATAGAAGAACAAAAAAAATTTATAGATACATTAGAAAATATAGTTGAAAATGAAAATCCACAAATTATTTTAGTGGCTGGAGATATATTTGATAATCCTAATCCATCATCAGAAGCAGAGGGATTATTTTTTGATGCAATGAAAAAAATATCAAATTTTGGGAAAAGAGCTATAATAATAATTCCTGGAAATCATGATGGAGCTGAAAGGTTGGCTGCTTCTAAAAATTTAGCTAGAGAATTTGGAATTATAATATATGAAAAGCCTTTTGAAATTAAAGAGGTTGGAAAGTATGGAGAATTTCAAGTAGTTAAATCTTTTGAGGGAGGAATTTTATTAAATATTGACAATGAAGAAATATATATTTATTCTCTTCCTTATACTAATGAAAGTGTAATTGATGAAGAGTATTTGAATATAGAAACTTTTAAATATAAAAAAAATCCTGATGAAATATCTTTAGAAAATGTAGAGTATTCTAAAAAAGTTGGAGCTATTTTAAAAAAAGGAGTGGATTTTGTAGAAAATCTAAATATTCCTAAAATAATAATGTCACATTTATTTATAGCTGGAAGTAGTGGTGATGGAGATGAAAAACCTATTGAATTAGGAGGAAGTAAGGCTGTAAATTTAGGAGATTTACCAGAGGTTGATTATATTGCTTTAGGACATATTCATAAACCTATGAAATATACTACAAAGAGAGCTTGTTATTCAGGTTCTCCAATAGAATATAGGGTAACAGAAAATAAATATTTAAAGAAAGTATTTATGGTTGATGTAAAAGGAAAATTACAAACTGATATTCAAGAAATTCAATTAGAAAATTATAAGCCTATAAAAATTTATGAAGTTTCTAATATTGAAGAGGGGATAAATATTTCTCAGAAACTTATAGAAAAAAATCAATGGATATATTTAAAAATTCATACTGATAGATATCTTTCAAGTAAAGATATTAGGGAGATTAATAAAAATAAAAATGTAGTGGAGATTATTCCTATACTTAAAGGAAAAGAAAATGAAAATTCAGAAAATCTAAGTGTAGATTATAGTGAACTTAATATAAAAGATGCTTTTGTTGAATTCTATAAATCAGAAGATGGAATTGAACCAAGTAATGAGGTAGTAGATTTATTCTTAAAACTTTTGGAGGAAGATAGATAA
- a CDS encoding AAA family ATPase → MKPILLEIEGLQSFREKQEINFEKLGEAGIFGIFGETGSGKSTILDGIILALYGEVPKSSTFANNQGGIRNLLNTSSDKMEIYFKFALGEDIFEISRKYYLGKTKGELDLKTKEIILKKNGEIIAEKANAFKEKIGEEFGLGLEDFTRTVVLPQGQFSEFLKLKGEGKRKLLERIFNMEKYGKALQEKANEEKKFWAKEIEKYENQKLGFGETSKEEIENLETKQNQEKELLKDKENEKENFLKDYKEKEELKNLLEKSKNLKNEKAFLDLKKDEIELDKKSLKRSQEAYEILEHIEIFENIKNKIEINNKKLEKILDEKAHFEDRIKSINTDIENDSIKLDNIIKEKESIDYNKDEEIKLGRIIFSKQNLVEKENDKLNKLKDLEIIEKEIKSINLELENNKNKALEIEKEKLEIPKIDESILEKILDEKKEFKNIIDKYRENSKKKENYIKEKDELLEKEYLISTKKNQIIEKIEKLEKIKIENIALQLAINLKEGEPCPVCGSTSHPHLIFETDNYNGDINKDLKNFNKEREEYINEEGKIKGKIDTITRNIEELTIYFKEKLVDENLVLELENKIQELDNIYLKEKQKIDEINNKKLSIEKEEILINNTVKNLEDKNLEKEKNLKKIKNEIDSLEKKIEDIKNSIFLEGEVYIDNSIENLEIRKKILEENGKKIDDLLKIEKTFEKNITFLKSNLEKLKKEFDEVLLDEKAITTENSIFNKDKIEKGNIINSLSDKYNFKNNEEVKESFLGKAKEESLKEEIEEYSNNYQRIITLLLENETLIKGRDLSEEEWEKLKLKGSEIEATLNNLIVSISSLERDIKEKKLLLEQLEKIGKEIFKAQKNFDIAEDLYKKLKSGDFIKFLTTKRLKTIVANASERLNRISNGRYQLESDKECDFFVVDIFNNGDRRRTGTLSGGETFIVSLCLALALSKQLQLKGRVPLEFFFLDEGFGSLDSKLLDKVIDSIENIKNEEKLTIGVISHLEDLKVRIIKRLEVEKATSERGSRIKLI, encoded by the coding sequence ATGAAACCAATATTATTAGAAATAGAAGGATTACAAAGTTTTAGAGAAAAACAAGAGATAAATTTTGAGAAACTTGGAGAAGCTGGAATATTTGGAATATTTGGAGAAACAGGAAGTGGAAAGTCAACTATTCTTGATGGAATTATTTTAGCTCTTTATGGAGAAGTTCCTAAATCTTCAACTTTTGCTAATAATCAAGGAGGAATTAGAAATCTTTTAAATACTTCTTCTGATAAAATGGAAATTTATTTTAAATTTGCTTTAGGAGAAGATATATTTGAAATTTCTAGAAAATACTATCTTGGAAAAACTAAAGGGGAGTTAGATTTAAAAACTAAAGAGATAATCTTAAAAAAGAATGGAGAGATTATTGCAGAAAAAGCTAATGCCTTTAAAGAAAAAATAGGAGAAGAATTTGGTTTAGGATTAGAAGATTTCACAAGAACTGTAGTTTTACCTCAAGGACAATTTAGTGAGTTTTTAAAATTAAAAGGTGAAGGAAAAAGAAAACTTCTTGAAAGAATTTTTAATATGGAAAAGTATGGAAAAGCTCTGCAAGAAAAAGCTAATGAAGAAAAGAAGTTTTGGGCTAAAGAAATAGAAAAATATGAAAATCAAAAACTTGGGTTTGGAGAAACTTCAAAAGAGGAGATTGAAAACCTAGAAACTAAACAAAATCAAGAAAAAGAACTGTTAAAAGATAAAGAAAATGAAAAAGAAAATTTTCTAAAAGATTATAAAGAAAAAGAGGAGTTAAAAAATCTTTTAGAGAAAAGTAAAAATTTAAAAAATGAAAAGGCATTTCTTGATTTAAAAAAAGATGAAATAGAATTAGATAAAAAATCTTTAAAAAGAAGTCAAGAGGCTTATGAAATACTAGAACATATTGAAATTTTTGAAAATATAAAAAATAAAATAGAAATAAATAATAAAAAATTAGAAAAAATTTTAGATGAAAAAGCTCATTTTGAAGATAGAATAAAGAGTATAAATACAGATATAGAAAATGATTCTATAAAATTAGATAATATTATAAAAGAGAAAGAAAGTATTGATTATAATAAAGATGAAGAAATAAAACTAGGTAGAATAATATTTTCTAAACAAAATCTTGTTGAAAAAGAAAATGATAAACTTAATAAGTTAAAAGATTTAGAAATTATTGAAAAAGAGATTAAAAGTATTAATTTAGAGTTAGAAAATAACAAAAATAAAGCTTTAGAGATAGAGAAAGAAAAATTAGAAATTCCTAAAATAGATGAGAGTATTTTAGAAAAAATTTTAGATGAGAAAAAAGAATTTAAGAATATAATTGATAAATATAGAGAAAACTCTAAAAAGAAAGAAAATTACATTAAAGAAAAAGATGAGCTTTTAGAAAAAGAGTATTTAATTTCTACTAAGAAAAATCAAATAATTGAAAAAATAGAGAAGTTAGAAAAAATAAAAATAGAAAATATAGCTCTACAACTTGCTATTAATTTAAAAGAGGGAGAACCTTGCCCTGTATGTGGTTCTACTTCTCACCCACATTTAATTTTTGAAACTGATAATTATAATGGAGATATAAATAAAGACTTAAAAAATTTTAATAAAGAAAGAGAAGAGTATATAAATGAAGAGGGAAAAATAAAAGGAAAAATTGACACTATTACAAGAAATATAGAGGAATTAACTATTTATTTTAAAGAGAAATTAGTTGATGAAAATCTTGTATTAGAATTAGAAAATAAGATTCAAGAATTAGATAACATCTATTTAAAAGAAAAACAAAAAATTGATGAAATAAATAATAAAAAATTATCTATTGAAAAAGAGGAAATTTTAATCAATAATACTGTTAAAAATTTAGAAGATAAAAATTTAGAAAAAGAGAAAAATCTAAAAAAAATAAAAAATGAAATCGATAGTTTAGAGAAGAAAATAGAGGATATTAAAAATTCTATCTTTTTAGAGGGAGAGGTATATATAGATAATTCTATAGAAAATCTTGAGATTAGAAAAAAAATATTAGAAGAAAATGGAAAGAAAATAGACGATTTATTAAAAATAGAAAAAACTTTTGAAAAAAATATAACTTTTTTAAAAAGTAATCTTGAAAAATTAAAAAAAGAGTTTGATGAAGTTTTGTTAGATGAAAAGGCTATAACTACAGAAAATTCTATATTTAATAAAGATAAAATAGAGAAAGGAAATATAATAAATTCCCTCTCTGATAAATATAACTTTAAAAATAACGAGGAAGTTAAAGAAAGTTTTTTAGGAAAAGCTAAAGAAGAAAGTTTAAAAGAGGAGATTGAGGAGTATTCTAATAACTATCAAAGAATTATAACTCTTTTATTAGAAAATGAAACTCTTATAAAAGGAAGAGATTTAAGTGAAGAAGAATGGGAAAAATTAAAATTAAAAGGAAGTGAAATTGAGGCTACTTTAAATAATTTAATAGTATCTATATCATCACTAGAAAGAGATATAAAAGAAAAAAAATTATTGTTAGAACAATTAGAAAAAATAGGGAAAGAGATTTTTAAAGCTCAGAAAAATTTTGATATAGCTGAAGATTTATATAAAAAATTAAAATCTGGAGATTTTATAAAATTTTTAACTACAAAGAGATTGAAAACAATAGTAGCCAATGCTTCTGAAAGATTAAATAGAATAAGTAATGGAAGATATCAATTAGAGTCTGATAAAGAGTGTGATTTTTTTGTTGTAGATATATTTAATAATGGGGACAGAAGAAGGACAGGAACTTTATCAGGTGGTGAAACTTTCATAGTTTCTCTTTGTCTTGCACTTGCTCTTTCAAAACAATTACAACTTAAAGGCAGAGTTCCATTGGAATTTTTCTTTCTTGATGAAGGATTTGGAAGTCTTGACTCTAAACTTTTAGATAAAGTTATAGATTCTATTGAAAATATAAAAAATGAAGAAAAGCTTACAATAGGGGTTATTAGTCATTTAGAAGATTTGAAAGTAAGAATTATAAAAAGATTAGAGGTTGAAAAAGCAACTTCTGAAAGAGGTAGTAGAATAAAATTAATTTAA
- the eutH gene encoding ethanolamine utilization protein EutH produces MQINDLIIYIMILFMIVGAIDRIFGNKLGYGKKFEEGIMAMGSLGLSMIGIICLSPVIANFLNPIISPLYNFFGIDPGLFPGTILANDMGGYSLGMELAHTKEGGYLGGLILSATLGATLSFSIPVSMGMIKKEDEKYLSKGILAGIITVPFGCFLGGLVAGFNIKFLILNLIPTFILTIILGLLLFKYPKKIASGFLIFGKIITILITIGFALESIRILTGVVIVKNMISALEAGETVCKIAMVLSGAFPLVYFITNIFKKFLIKIGKILDVNENSVAGFIACLAHNIPMLALVKDMDPKGKIMNIAFSVSGAFVFGSHLGFTAGIEKSMVVPVIVAKLSGGILAMFVGNLLYKLEKNN; encoded by the coding sequence ATGCAAATAAATGATTTAATTATATATATTATGATATTATTTATGATAGTTGGAGCTATTGATAGAATTTTTGGAAATAAACTAGGTTATGGAAAAAAATTTGAAGAGGGAATAATGGCAATGGGTTCTTTAGGACTTTCTATGATAGGAATAATTTGTCTTTCTCCTGTAATTGCCAATTTTTTAAATCCAATTATCTCTCCTTTATATAACTTTTTTGGTATCGACCCTGGACTTTTTCCTGGAACAATTCTTGCCAATGATATGGGAGGTTATTCTTTAGGAATGGAATTAGCTCATACTAAAGAGGGTGGATATTTAGGAGGTTTAATATTAAGTGCTACTTTAGGGGCAACTCTTTCTTTTTCTATTCCTGTATCAATGGGAATGATAAAAAAAGAAGATGAAAAATATCTTTCAAAAGGAATTTTAGCTGGAATAATTACAGTTCCTTTCGGTTGTTTCTTAGGTGGATTAGTAGCAGGATTTAATATAAAATTTTTAATTTTAAACTTAATCCCTACTTTCATATTAACTATAATTTTAGGACTTTTACTTTTTAAATATCCTAAAAAAATAGCTAGTGGTTTCTTAATTTTTGGAAAAATTATTACAATATTAATAACAATAGGATTTGCTTTAGAAAGCATTAGAATCTTGACAGGTGTAGTTATAGTAAAAAATATGATTTCAGCTTTAGAAGCTGGTGAAACAGTTTGTAAAATTGCTATGGTTTTATCAGGAGCTTTTCCTCTTGTATATTTTATAACAAATATATTCAAAAAATTTTTAATAAAAATTGGAAAAATTTTAGATGTAAATGAAAATTCTGTAGCTGGATTTATAGCTTGTCTTGCTCACAATATTCCAATGCTTGCTTTAGTAAAAGATATGGACCCTAAAGGAAAAATAATGAATATTGCTTTTTCTGTAAGTGGCGCTTTTGTATTCGGAAGTCATTTGGGATTTACAGCTGGAATTGAAAAGTCTATGGTTGTTCCTGTAATTGTTGCAAAACTTTCAGGAGGAATCTTAGCAATGTTTGTAGGAAATTTATTATATAAATTAGAAAAAAATAATTAA
- the coaBC gene encoding bifunctional phosphopantothenoylcysteine decarboxylase/phosphopantothenate--cysteine ligase CoaBC — translation MKNILVGVCGGIAAYKSANIISKFKKKGYNVKVIMTKNATEIITPLTLETLSRNKVVIDMWDKNRGYEVEHISLAEWADIVLIAPATYNIIGKIAGGIADDMLSTVVSACTKPKYIALAMNVNMYNNPILHENIQKLKKYNYNFIDADEGFLACNANAKGRLKDEDEIVEIIENALNDENKDLLKGKKILITAGRTEEPIDPVRYLSNNSSGQMGYALANQAVKMGASVTLVSGPTNLPIPKGLCEFVQTRTAMDMYNAVMERFDSQDIGIACAAVADYKPKFYSEQKIKKADDDLVIVLDRNPDILFNMGQKKSHQILVGFAAETENIIENANKKLIKKNLDMIVANNAHNMRSSNNSATFIKKDGTSIDIPEKTKIQLAVDILKEISKL, via the coding sequence TTGAAAAATATATTAGTTGGTGTTTGTGGAGGTATTGCAGCCTATAAGTCTGCCAACATAATTTCTAAATTTAAGAAAAAAGGTTATAATGTAAAAGTTATAATGACAAAAAATGCCACAGAAATTATAACACCTCTTACTCTTGAAACTCTTTCAAGAAATAAAGTAGTTATTGATATGTGGGATAAAAATAGAGGATATGAAGTTGAACATATATCTTTGGCTGAATGGGCTGATATTGTTTTAATAGCTCCAGCTACTTATAATATTATAGGAAAAATAGCTGGTGGTATAGCTGATGATATGCTTTCAACAGTTGTATCAGCTTGTACAAAACCAAAATATATAGCTCTTGCTATGAATGTAAATATGTATAATAATCCTATTCTCCATGAAAATATACAAAAATTAAAAAAATATAATTATAATTTCATTGATGCTGATGAAGGATTTTTAGCTTGTAATGCAAATGCTAAAGGAAGATTAAAAGATGAAGATGAAATTGTTGAAATTATAGAAAATGCTTTAAATGACGAAAATAAAGATTTATTAAAAGGTAAAAAAATTCTTATTACAGCTGGTCGTACAGAAGAACCTATTGACCCTGTTAGATATTTAAGTAATAATTCTAGTGGTCAAATGGGATATGCCTTAGCAAATCAAGCTGTAAAAATGGGGGCTTCTGTAACTTTAGTTTCTGGTCCTACAAATCTTCCAATTCCAAAGGGACTTTGTGAATTTGTACAAACAAGAACAGCTATGGATATGTACAATGCTGTAATGGAAAGATTTGATAGTCAAGATATAGGAATAGCTTGTGCTGCAGTAGCTGATTATAAACCTAAATTTTATTCAGAGCAAAAAATAAAAAAAGCTGATGATGACTTAGTTATTGTTTTAGATAGAAATCCTGATATATTATTTAATATGGGACAAAAGAAAAGTCATCAAATCTTAGTAGGATTTGCTGCAGAAACTGAAAATATAATAGAAAATGCTAATAAAAAACTTATTAAGAAAAATCTTGATATGATAGTAGCTAACAATGCTCATAATATGAGAAGTTCTAATAACTCAGCAACTTTTATAAAAAAAGACGGAACTTCAATAGATATTCCTGAAAAAACAAAAATTCAATTGGCTGTAGATATTTTAAAGGAAATATCAAAATTATAA